The DNA sequence cttcgaaATTTTATACTAAATTAGTCTtccatctttagaaatgcatgaatttagttcttattaccaaattttgttaagtttatttgatattttaaacgcattttatgataatatttgagttaacatttaAGCAAAAATGTGTGAAATAGTGTAAAAAGTTCAAATACTACCATGAAATATACTTAAGGTCagataaattcaacaaaatttggttaaaatgactaaattcatacattttttaagataaaagactaaattaatcaaaagttttgaagagaaactaattcaaaatttcactgaaacttgaaagaccaaaaacatatttaaccttatataaattaaactttaagaTTATATTAACTAACAATGTATATGAAATTTGAACTATTAACACAAAATTTAAGTAAATACTTGGGGCACTTCAATTATATTAGAGTCATTTACACCATTTACTTTCATCCATCATTTGATGATACGTTTTTTTTTCCAGTGTATTTtgcatgaaatatatatatatatatatatatatatatatatatatatatatatatatatatatatatatatatatatatatatataatataatataatatggtGATAGTGTGCCATTATACCTTCCTTAAATAATGGTAGTGGTTTGGTTCACTTTATTGATTGATtcttagtttttatatttttataattgttttgattATATAGATTGATTAAAGACAAACGCACTTGGGTtgaagaaaagaacaaatttaaattgtttaattgaTACAAGAGTCCATTTAATAACAAGTTAATTGATAAAGTTGATAAAATGCTGCACACTTTATTTGTTGTttacttataattattatcCACTCTTCTTGGTCACTATTTGTAAATAAGactttgtgttttttaatcttttggtACAGagatttagtatttttttttttgtaatgaatgACTTGAAGTGCGAGGTAAccttttcaataaaaaaataataaaacgtgGAACAAGAAAGAagtattaaagaaattatttcatgaTTAAAAAGTTAAGCATGCTCAATAGAAGTTACTAAATATTCTTAAACTAACActttaagaataatttaaaaaatagtcgtagataaattcaaaatcaaGAGTGTTGGTGTGGTGATCTACTTAGCCCTAAGCCAAATCAAGGAATGAAATAATAACAAgtaatttcaatatttcaacTAGATTTATTTACTCTAGATAATGAAAGGGCATGTCTACAATTCTGAATAATAacttttctttatcatatattattggAAATAGTCAAAATATGAGTTAAAAGTTCACGTTGGATGTAACAGAtaaagttaaatactatataagaataaagatctACAATCccatagttttaaaattttggtgtaaaagtagtatcaaatattttatatgtgtaaaactaatgtcatataactaAATGAAGTCATAATTCtgaataattataatcataatatatgaAAGAATTACATACTGAAGATTCATTATTGAAAGACTCATAACACCATTaccttaaattttttgtataaaagtaatatcaaatactttatatacgtaagactaatgtcatatatatatatatatatatatatatatatatatatatatatatatatatatatatatatatatatataccataatttctattataatgataattcatatatgaaaagaatatatataactCAACATATACAATAAcatcttttaagtaatttttttttcatttttcttatttctttaaattctaaATCAACTCAGAAAAATGTTATCGTTCTaacataaaattatcaaaaattatcaaaatatcattttcttattCATTAATGTATAATATTGAAGAtactttactttattttattataataatgataattatttccATATATAAGAAGTGCTTATTCATTCCTCTCTTCAGAGTTTTCTTCGTCAAAACAACTCTCACAGAACAATGGTGATTCCATTCGTTACCACTTCCctcctctttttcttctttttctcctccGTCACCGCCGCTAAAACGCACCGTTTCGTGCAAAGCATTTCCCCTTCCTCCTTAGGCCTCCACCAGCCGCAGAAGCTCAGCCACCTCCACTTCTTCTTCCACGACATTGTCGGCGGCAGCAACCAGACCGCGGTGCGGGTCGCGGCGGCACCCACCACGGACAAGTCGTCGACGTTGTTCGGCGCGGTGATGATGATGGACGACCCGCTAACTGAGCTCCCGGACGCTGAGTCCACGGTGGTCGGGAGGGCGCAGGGGATCTACGCGTCGGCGTCGACAACCGAACTGGGGTTTCTGATGGCCATGAACTTCGCATTCACGCAGGGGAAGTACAACGGGAGCAGCCTGGCCGTGTTGGGGCGGAACACGGTGGAATCCGCCGTGAGAGAGATGCCGGTGGTGGGCGGCAGCGGGCTGTTCCGGTTTGCCCGCGGGTATGCGCAGGCCAAGACGCATTCTTTCGGTACGTTGGAAGCTGTTGTGGAGTATGACGTTTATGTTTTACATTATTGAAGGGTTttgtttcaacaaaaaaaataatattaatcggTAGATGATACcacttttgttttgttgtttgaaTATGATATTTTGGTAACTGTTTTCAAGAATATTTTGGTAACTGTTTGTAAGAAGTCGTCAAtcgagttttaaatttttaaaaaatgtcctAACCATTTATAttagacaaaaattattaacgcATTAATTATATCGAtgatttttattactaaaatttaatataaatattaatatttaattttgtaaattattttaaatatcaatattattattaataatttttatttaaaataatttgaataaaacatctttttaaaaattaagaccaaattaatatttttataaaaaaaaatattaaatttacacatctaaataaaatttagatgtGTATTATCGGAAATTCACGCATGTCACGGGTTCTTGATTAGGTTTTGTTCTTCTAACTGTGGTGGGGTAACTTACAATAATATATGTTCTAAATCAAATGGGGATCGAAGTTGTTTTGACTAAATTCtactttttgatattttttttattactggTTGCTTTGAATAATCTTACTTAAATAATAGTTTTGCATTTAACCGGTCGAAGtacatcaaatatttaaaaattatgataatgcaaaaatattaatattaatgatcaTGTTTACAACAAAAATAGTTATAGTGACACTTAATTAGGCTCAACTCAACCTGCAAGTTATATAAGAaatgaggttttttttttctattgtagGCAAATGGGATGAGTTTATTACGTATAtggacaaattttttaaaaattacggAAGTAGGCAAAACGTTTTGGGGGGCACGTTTTCGTAAGAAGAAATCGTGTAGCCCCCAAACGTTTTTGTGGGTCAGCGTGGTCAGAGGGAAAATCGTGTGGGGGGTGAACGTTTTTGGGGGCGTAATCGATTACAGTttgttgtaatcgattactgcatGTTGTAATCGTGCAGGGGTATAACGTTTTTTAATCAGTAATCGATTACTGTtgtttgtaatcgattactgaaTGTGTTGTAGTTTTCTGGGTattgtgtaatcgattacgcacgttgtgtaatcgattacaagcgaaattttttgagaaaaaaaacatttcactCGATAGGAAAACAATGATGTATAATGTAATCGaatatgagataaaaaaatagtgatagtagtgaaaaaataaatgactatCAATTAAAGTACTAACATAATAATATCAATGTCAAAGTGCATTAAAGAAAtacaaagtttttgaatgaaaataaacatttgaAATGCATCTAAGATGGAGGAAATTGGCGCCGCACATAAGCCATGTCTTCCTCAAGTTGTCCAACCCGAGCATCTATACTGTCAAATCTTGAACCAACAAAAGCCCAGAGATCGCGGATTTCATGGATAATATCATTAAGCATAGCAGCAGATGCATCCTGGGTAGGCTGAGGCGGTGGAGATGGTGTTCGGTCATCATGAATAGGTGCATTCTGCATATCACGTTTATGAATCCATTCACCATTTTGGTTTTTTACAAAA is a window from the Vigna unguiculata cultivar IT97K-499-35 chromosome 7, ASM411807v1, whole genome shotgun sequence genome containing:
- the LOC114192164 gene encoding dirigent protein 22-like, producing MVIPFVTTSLLFFFFFSSVTAAKTHRFVQSISPSSLGLHQPQKLSHLHFFFHDIVGGSNQTAVRVAAAPTTDKSSTLFGAVMMMDDPLTELPDAESTVVGRAQGIYASASTTELGFLMAMNFAFTQGKYNGSSLAVLGRNTVESAVREMPVVGGSGLFRFARGYAQAKTHSFGTLEAVVEYDVYVLHY